The following coding sequences lie in one Streptomyces sp. NBC_00510 genomic window:
- the npdG gene encoding NADPH-dependent F420 reductase — MTVDSGNETPAPKAPAKDPWELPDVSGLVVGVLGGTGPQGRGLAYRLAKAGQQVVIGSRAADRAQATADRIGLGVRGADNAETARRSDVVIVAVPWEGHGETLQALRGELAGKLVVDCVNPLGFDKQGAYALKPEEGSAAEQAAALLPESRVTAAFHHLSAVTLEDPEIDSIDTDVLVLGDSRADTDLVQALAARIPGIRGVFAGRLRNAHQVEALVANLISVNRRYKAHAGLRLTDV, encoded by the coding sequence ATGACTGTTGACAGTGGCAATGAGACCCCCGCCCCCAAGGCCCCGGCGAAGGACCCCTGGGAGCTGCCGGACGTGTCCGGCCTCGTCGTCGGCGTCCTCGGCGGCACCGGCCCGCAGGGTCGCGGCCTGGCGTACCGGCTCGCCAAGGCCGGCCAGCAGGTGGTCATCGGCTCGCGCGCCGCGGACCGCGCCCAGGCCACGGCCGACCGGATCGGCCTCGGGGTGCGGGGCGCCGACAACGCGGAGACCGCCCGCCGCAGCGACGTCGTCATCGTCGCCGTCCCGTGGGAGGGCCACGGCGAGACCCTCCAGGCGCTGCGCGGCGAGCTCGCCGGCAAGCTCGTCGTCGACTGCGTCAACCCGCTGGGCTTCGACAAGCAGGGCGCCTACGCCCTGAAGCCGGAGGAGGGCAGCGCCGCCGAACAGGCCGCCGCGCTGCTGCCGGAGTCCCGCGTCACCGCCGCCTTCCACCACCTGTCCGCGGTGACCCTCGAGGACCCGGAGATCGACTCGATCGACACCGACGTCCTCGTGCTCGGCGACAGCCGCGCCGACACCGACCTGGTCCAGGCCCTGGCCGCGCGCATCCCCGGCATCCGCGGCGTCTTCGCCGGCCGGTTGCGGAACGCGCACCAGGTGGAGGCGCTGGTCGCCAACCTGATCTCGGTCAACCGCCGCTACAAGGCCCACGCCGGCCTGCGCCTGACCGACGTCTAG
- a CDS encoding dihydrodipicolinate synthase family protein yields the protein MTATGTDPLRPLRGVVPPLCTPLTETGDVDTEGLRALVGHVLSAGVHGVFALGSSGETAFLTDAQRRTALTAVVEAVGGRVPVLAGVVDMTTPRVLEHARAAVAAGADALVATAPFYAATHPVEIADHFRRVRDGAGGLPLFAYDIPSAVHTKLPATTVLALAEEGTLAGLKDSSGADGPMRRLLTELRRRGLDSSFALLTGSELAVDGALLAGAHGVVPGLGNVDPHGYVRLHAHAVAGRWREAAAEQDRLARLYAIVDAGADSTAMGPSSSALGAFKAALRLRGVIGCAATAPPQVPLDDTAVAVVRQRLAAAGLMR from the coding sequence ATGACCGCAACCGGGACCGATCCGCTCCGCCCGCTGCGCGGGGTCGTACCACCTCTGTGCACCCCGCTCACGGAGACGGGGGACGTGGACACCGAGGGCCTGCGCGCCCTGGTCGGGCATGTGCTCTCGGCCGGGGTGCACGGGGTCTTCGCCCTGGGGTCCAGCGGCGAGACGGCCTTCCTCACCGACGCGCAGCGGCGCACCGCGCTCACGGCGGTCGTGGAGGCCGTCGGGGGCCGGGTGCCCGTGCTCGCCGGCGTCGTCGACATGACCACCCCGCGCGTCCTGGAGCACGCGCGGGCCGCCGTCGCGGCGGGCGCCGACGCCCTGGTGGCGACCGCGCCCTTCTACGCGGCGACGCATCCGGTGGAGATCGCCGACCACTTCCGGCGGGTGCGGGACGGGGCCGGCGGGCTGCCGCTGTTCGCGTACGACATCCCCTCGGCGGTGCACACCAAGCTGCCCGCCACGACCGTGCTGGCCCTCGCGGAGGAGGGCACCCTGGCCGGCCTGAAGGACAGCAGCGGCGCCGACGGCCCCATGCGCCGGCTGCTCACCGAGTTGCGCCGCCGCGGCCTGGACTCCTCCTTCGCCCTGCTCACCGGGTCCGAACTCGCCGTGGACGGCGCCCTCCTGGCGGGCGCGCACGGCGTCGTCCCCGGCCTCGGCAACGTGGATCCGCACGGCTACGTACGGCTCCACGCGCACGCCGTCGCGGGACGCTGGCGCGAGGCCGCGGCGGAGCAGGACCGGCTCGCGCGGCTCTACGCCATCGTCGACGCGGGGGCGGACTCCACTGCGATGGGCCCGAGTTCCTCGGCGCTGGGTGCCTTCAAGGCGGCGCTGCGCCTGCGCGGCGTCATCGGCTGCGCGGCCACGGCGCCCCCGCAGGTCCCGCTGGACGACACCGCCGTCGCGGTGGTCCGGCAGCGGCTGGCGGCCGCGGGGCTGATGCGCTGA
- a CDS encoding FCD domain-containing protein — MTRTVGRSRGPGLQDRIIELIHEQRLAPGATLPTEPQLMDLLGASRNSVREAVRALQALGIVEIRHGTGTFVGEAPLRVLMPSLTFHLRSRVRALADLVAVRELLEVGLIGEVAGTIPAQRLDELDALAARMVDDPDADRAFHALLYASCGNELVLQLVDLFRSAYHEVGAALAPADDPVERVVANHRAVVGALRTGDAGAARAAMRRHFTDVRERVSRALPADGTD; from the coding sequence GTGACCAGAACCGTCGGCAGGAGCCGCGGCCCGGGGCTCCAGGACCGCATCATCGAGCTGATCCACGAGCAGCGGCTCGCCCCCGGCGCCACCCTGCCGACCGAGCCGCAGTTGATGGACCTGCTCGGTGCGAGCCGCAACAGCGTGCGCGAGGCGGTGCGCGCACTGCAGGCGCTCGGCATCGTCGAGATCCGGCACGGCACGGGGACGTTCGTCGGAGAGGCGCCGCTGCGGGTGCTGATGCCCTCGCTCACCTTCCACCTGCGGTCCCGGGTGCGCGCCCTCGCCGACCTCGTCGCGGTGCGCGAGCTGCTCGAGGTCGGCCTGATAGGCGAGGTCGCCGGGACGATACCGGCCCAGCGGCTGGACGAACTCGACGCGCTCGCCGCCCGGATGGTCGACGACCCCGACGCGGACCGGGCCTTCCACGCGCTGCTCTACGCCTCCTGCGGCAACGAGCTCGTGCTGCAGCTCGTGGACCTGTTCCGGAGCGCCTACCACGAGGTCGGCGCCGCCCTGGCGCCCGCCGACGACCCGGTCGAGCGCGTCGTCGCCAACCACCGCGCCGTCGTCGGCGCGCTGCGCACCGGGGACGCGGGCGCGGCCAGGGCCGCCATGCGGCGGCACTTCACGGACGTACGGGAGCGGGTGTCCAGGGCCCTGCCCGCGGACGGCACGGACTGA
- a CDS encoding MFS transporter, translating into MSRLLPDLAPWRTSRDFRLMWCAGLITTFGSFLTFVAVPVQVKELTGSTLAVGALGAVELVPLIVCGLYGGALADALDRRKLILWTEAALGVLSAVLLVNALLPRPVLWPLYVVAALTSALGGLQRPALDAIVQRIVPHGQLTAAASLNALRWQIGAIAAPSLAGVLIAYAGLRWAYAVDALTFALSVVLGLGLRPSPPSHDAKRPSLSSIAEGARYAWSRKELLGTYVVDIAATGLAFPIAVFPFMADDLGAPWSLGLMYAALPAGALLMSLTGGWSSRVHRHGRAIVLAAAGFGLCMAAAGWSRNVWLVLAFLALAGAFDMASGVFRATIWNQTIPDALRGRLAGIELLSFTIGPQFGQVRAGGSAALLGLRTSVWTGGLACVAAVGALAACLPTLMAYDARTNEHAVGMRKAAEDTVSSAA; encoded by the coding sequence GTGTCCAGACTCCTTCCCGACCTCGCACCGTGGCGGACCTCGCGCGACTTCCGCCTGATGTGGTGCGCGGGCCTGATCACGACCTTCGGCAGCTTCCTGACCTTCGTGGCCGTCCCTGTCCAGGTCAAGGAGCTGACCGGCTCCACCCTCGCGGTCGGCGCCCTCGGCGCCGTCGAACTGGTGCCGCTGATCGTCTGCGGCCTCTACGGCGGGGCGCTCGCGGACGCCCTGGACCGGCGCAAGCTCATCCTGTGGACGGAGGCGGCCCTCGGCGTGCTGTCGGCCGTGCTGCTGGTCAACGCCCTGCTGCCGCGGCCGGTGCTCTGGCCGTTGTACGTGGTCGCCGCGCTGACCAGCGCGCTGGGCGGGCTCCAGCGGCCGGCACTGGACGCGATCGTGCAGCGCATCGTCCCGCACGGGCAACTGACCGCCGCCGCCTCGCTGAACGCGCTGCGCTGGCAGATCGGGGCGATCGCGGCGCCCTCCCTCGCGGGTGTGCTGATCGCGTACGCGGGCCTGCGATGGGCGTACGCCGTCGACGCCCTCACCTTCGCCCTCTCGGTCGTCCTCGGCCTCGGGCTGCGGCCCTCACCGCCCTCGCACGATGCGAAGCGCCCCTCGCTGAGCTCGATCGCGGAGGGGGCGCGCTACGCGTGGAGCCGCAAGGAACTGCTCGGCACCTACGTGGTGGACATCGCGGCGACCGGTCTGGCCTTCCCGATCGCCGTGTTCCCCTTCATGGCGGACGACCTGGGTGCGCCCTGGTCGCTGGGCCTGATGTACGCGGCCCTGCCGGCGGGTGCGCTGCTGATGAGCCTCACCGGCGGCTGGTCGTCGCGGGTGCACCGGCACGGGCGGGCGATCGTGCTGGCCGCGGCGGGCTTCGGCCTGTGCATGGCGGCGGCGGGCTGGTCCCGCAACGTATGGCTGGTGCTGGCCTTCCTGGCGCTGGCGGGTGCGTTCGACATGGCCAGCGGGGTGTTCCGGGCGACGATCTGGAACCAGACCATCCCCGACGCGCTGCGTGGCCGGCTGGCCGGCATCGAACTGCTCTCCTTCACCATCGGCCCCCAGTTCGGCCAGGTGCGGGCCGGCGGCTCGGCCGCGCTGCTGGGCCTGCGCACATCGGTGTGGACCGGCGGGCTGGCGTGCGTGGCGGCGGTCGGGGCGCTGGCCGCCTGCCTGCCGACGCTGATGGCGTACGACGCCCGGACCAACGAGCACGCCGTGGGCATGCGGAAGGCGGCGGAGGACACGGTGTCCTCCGCCGCCTGA
- a CDS encoding site-2 protease family protein, with product MTTAATRSERQISPIFLGLAAIMAVSGWAVWTDFSTSTGFAVFLFVVSGWIVSLCLHEYAHARTALHGGDISIGAKGYLTLNPLKYTHALLSIVLPVIFVILGGIGLPGGAVFIERGRIRGRWKHSLISAAGPLTNVLFAIALMLPFTFGVVTLDQAHAPFASALAFLAMLQVTAAILNLLPVPGLDGYGVIEPWLSYRTRRQLEPFGQFGLLAVFGVLWIPEVNAAFFGFVDSVTAVFGIPDGLSSLGYAFFQFWKGDPFSQ from the coding sequence ATGACCACCGCAGCAACCCGCAGTGAACGGCAGATCAGCCCGATCTTCCTGGGCCTGGCCGCGATCATGGCCGTGTCGGGCTGGGCGGTGTGGACGGACTTCTCCACCAGCACCGGCTTCGCCGTGTTCCTGTTCGTCGTGTCCGGCTGGATCGTCTCCCTGTGCCTGCACGAGTACGCGCACGCCCGTACCGCGCTGCACGGCGGCGACATCTCGATCGGGGCCAAGGGCTACCTGACCCTGAACCCGCTGAAGTACACGCACGCGCTGCTGAGCATCGTGCTGCCGGTGATCTTCGTGATCCTGGGCGGCATCGGCCTGCCCGGCGGCGCCGTCTTCATCGAGCGGGGCAGGATCCGGGGCCGCTGGAAGCACAGCCTGATCTCGGCCGCGGGCCCGCTGACCAACGTGCTGTTCGCGATCGCCCTGATGCTGCCCTTCACCTTCGGCGTCGTCACGCTGGACCAGGCCCACGCGCCCTTCGCGTCCGCGCTGGCGTTCCTGGCGATGCTGCAGGTCACGGCGGCGATCCTGAACCTGCTGCCGGTGCCGGGCCTGGACGGCTACGGCGTGATCGAGCCCTGGCTGTCGTACCGGACGCGGCGCCAGCTGGAGCCGTTCGGGCAGTTCGGGCTGCTGGCCGTCTTCGGTGTGCTGTGGATCCCCGAGGTCAACGCGGCGTTCTTCGGCTTCGTCGACTCCGTGACGGCGGTCTTCGGGATCCCGGACGGGCTGTCGAGCCTGGGCTACGCCTTCTTCCAGTTCTGGAAGGGCGACCCGTTCAGCCAGTGA